Part of the Oncorhynchus tshawytscha isolate Ot180627B linkage group LG07, Otsh_v2.0, whole genome shotgun sequence genome, GTCATGATGGTATATCTTTAGCACATAGGGGGTGTTGAATCCATGTGAAATGTGTGACTAATGTACTGTACAGTTTGAGGAGGTTGACTGCTAGTGTACCAGACTCAGACCGTCTTGAAGAGTCCAGACATGATGTAGTCTGTGTGGTTTCCATCGATGAGGCCGTTGCCGTTGCTATGAATGAACCAGCAGGGGATGTTCTCTCCATTCTTCACATCCCAGCGGAAGTCCCTCTGCCAGCCCCTGTGGAAACACAGCAAGGAGGAGAGACAATGATGAGaaaagtgtgtgtatgtactgcatgtgtgtgtgtgtgtgtaaacatctACCTAGTCACTGTAAGCTCCTGTCCCTTCACTAGCATGGTGGCATCTGGTTTCTCTGGCACCTCTCCTGGACGCATGTCTTTCACCTCAAACTGCACGCCATGGTAAAACTGACCTGCATGGGGACAATACAAAACATTTTAATTGATCAACCAAACAGACAATTGTCCAATATAATGCAGAGGCCGTGGAcgctgggggagaggaggtggaggtccTAAGAGGAGGTGGCTGTCCTACCTAGAAGGCCAGGGActctgggggagaggaggtggcGGTCCTAAGAGGAGGTGGCTGTCCTACCTAGAAGGCCAGGGACTCTGGGGAGAGGAGGTGGCGGTCCTAAGAGGTGGTGGCTGTCCTACCTAGAAGGCCAGGGActctgggggagaggaggtggcGGTCCTAAGAGGAGGTGGCTGTCCTACCTAGAAGGCCAGGGActctgggggagaagaggtggctGTCCTACCTAGAAGGCCGTGGACACTGGGGGATAAGAGGTGGCTGTCCAGGGTATAGAATCCCAGATAGTCCTGGTGGTAGGGGTGCTGCTTCCACACCTTGTGTAGGATGACCACAAACCGGACCGAGTCCCTGAGGGTGACAGTCAAGCTGCGGTCTTTGGTCACCTGCAGGTCcatactgtaggagggagagaggcagagggaggtggTTTAACCACGACCACAGAATAAAACGTTAGATGCCCCTTCAACCTTATGTGGTAGAGGGGTTGCATTACAGGTAGAAACTCTGGTCACCAATAACTTATAGGAGTTATATGGAAGCCAGAACGGCAAAATCAGAATGGGTAAGGGTGCTTACTTGGCTCCCTTGAGAGAGGCGGTGTCTGACCAGAAGAGCTTGGCCTGCTTGCCATCCTGGGACACAGTGATGTCATGAGTGGTCACCTCCAGTCTCACCCCCAGCCCCTGGTGAATGATGCCAAAGCGACCAAAGTAGGTGTTCACTTTGCCATCAGGGGCCACTTTCTTATCCCCAATGGTCTGGCCATTGACCAAAATACCTGCAAGGCAGCATGGGATTGAGGCAAGCTGTTGATATAGATTTGAtatgtgttatttatttgatAAAACAAGTGGCATGTTTTGATTTCATGCCTTCAAAAGACGCATTACTGTCAAAGGTTGGTCAATTTCAAATAATGTCTACTTTCTCCATATTCACCTGCCAGTTGGTCTCTCACTAGGTTGAAGATGGTACCAGGCCTGTCGTCTATGTTGAAGCACAGTGCATCCTCCTGCTCTGGCAACTCAATCATGAAATGAGGGTCTCCATCCACTGCAGAGCCATCAACAGATAGATCCAGTttttacatttgatttggttGAGGCTAAGCCCATCCAAACTTTGGATCACTATATTATTGTCTGTGCGTGACAGCATGGTGGGCATTGAAAATACTAAATATAAATATAACATTTCTGTAGTCATTTTTGGGACAACAGTCAAATTTTGTAGTCAATCCAGAAGTAACCCATGTCTGACAAGAGTGTCACTCTGAATGAAGGGGGACTCACCAAAGTTTGTAGGTGAGATCCTGCTGTGCGTCCAGGCGTTGCTCATCAGCTGGGGTACAAAATGACCTGAAAATCACGCCAAGATGTCAGATGCCAAATAAAGTTTTCCACATTCAAAGTGGTAAAATGCATTTGATGGTGTCAGCTTTCCATGTCATAAATCCAGGTGATCCACTATAATGACATAGAAAGCCATTTCGTTGAAGGATCCAGTCATGTCCATTCATGTCAGGTGCTTACCAAATCTCTGGGCTTTCTGCCTTTCATCTGTCAAACAGTAGCAGGAGaaaaacagtcagacacacacatttgACAATCGATGCAAGGATTTCCATAACCACTGAGATAAACATGTCAGATAAGACACGCCAGATGTACTGGTTGTctccccctgcccctgcccctctcCCAACCCACTGGGTCACATACCCTCGGTCAGCTTGTCGGCGATGAGGGGGCCCTCTGGCTCCTCGTCAGTCTCAGGTTTGGTGACCACCATGGAGGTAAGGGGGGTGACGAAGCTGTACTGCAGGGACATCTCCAGAGCCTGGGCAGTGGCATTTCCCTTCTCCTCCGCAGTACCAGTCTCTCTGACAATAGAAACATAGGACGAATGGTGTTATTGCATTAGGTTAGGATTAGAGGTTAGGTTCGGTTTAACTTGGGTTAGGTTTGGTTTAACTTACACCGCAGGGCAGAAAATAATGGAATATTTATGAACTGAGTTCCTTTAATATACCCAGTTCCATTCATTAGATCCCAAAGCTAAGCTCTCATCCACCAGTGATGCTAATAATGCTTAAACACAATTCAGTTCATTCACCAGACATCAGTAATAGCAGTTAGCTGATCACACAGACCTCTTGCTTAACAGTTCTTGGATGGTGAGGTAAGCCCAAAGACGCTCAGTGTAGTCCCCAAATATGTACTCCTGCTCAGGGTACAGTATGTCCCACTCCTGGGCACTGGCCTGGCCTTTGACAATAAAGTCCTCCTCAAACtaaaaagagagtgagggagtgagagagaaagaagagaaagaggtaTTAGACacagagaaggagtgagagagaagcatTAGTTGGGTTGAGCATTGTCCAATACTTGAGTCGCAATGCCCTTCAGGTGCAAAGAAAATATCATCTTTCTAAGCTCAGTATCCGGGTGGTGTGTTGTGTCGTGCCTGTCTGTTCCTCACCCCATGTGCAAACACCTCCACCAGGAAGTTATCCAGGCTATAGTCAGTGAGCCGGCCAGCTACCACGATCTCTGAGCCGTTGAACAGCTGCTTGTAGTGACTGGTGGTCAGAGAGTTCACCAGGTTGTCAGGGTAACGCAGGTCCACCTCGGAGAGGAGGGGGCTGGCCACTTCCTCATAGAAACCCTGGGACACAAATGCACACATCACCAAGTCATTTGTCTATTGCAATTTTTGACAGTACATGATCAATAATGCCAAAACGTAGGATCAATATAAGACCTCGACCTACATAGTTTCGTCTGTCCTGTGACGCTCCCCATAAGTGATATGGTCAAACCAGAAAGACACAGAAAAGTGACTATTGTGATATTTGGGACAGAGCCCTGGTCCACACCTGAAGCTGGACGGTGGCATCAGAGCCCTCATAGATCCTTCGGGCCAGTCCCTTGTTCTGTCTAGACATCACATCCAGAAAGGAGTAGTCCACATCATCCCCAAAGCCCAGACAGAACAGAGTCATGTTCCCACCCATAGCAAGAAGGACATTCTCCTGAATATGTGGTACAGAAGACTCTCCTGTACACAAACACAAATGGCATGTACCATGACCTTACTGGCTGGATCTAATATAGAGCAATAAATCAGATGGCTACTTCAACGTTAAAATGGCAGTCCCAACCAAATAAGTAAGATCAGAAGGGAAGGAAACCTGTACGCACCTGAGTTGGGCATTCCATCTGTCATTAAGATAACCATAGACACACTCCTCTCCGGGACCTTCTTGTCTCGTTTGCCTTTCATTATCATGTCCACAGCTTTCATCACAGCATCATTTATATTAGTGGCTAAAAGGAGAACACCAAAAATCAATCCAGGTGtaatcaaaaataaatatttgataGACATAATTTTGTAACATAAATGCACCTCACTCAGTTTTATCATACTGCTTGCCCAAGTGTTGTACTGCCATAGTTTTACTACTAAAGTCCTAATGACAGAAACATCATTAATGATCTATCTCTGTATGTCACCCTGTTCCCATTAAGCACATAATGACTCACCTCCCAAATCAGTTATTCCCTGGATAAATTGTTGGGCTTCAGACACATTTTCCTTGGTGGCCTTGGTAAGAGATTCCTTCCATGTTGAGATGCTAGAGTCAAATAGGACAATGCCGAAATAGTCGTCCTCAGCCAGGTCATTCAGGATGGCCAGCATAGCATCCTTTGTCTACGAGGGATCAAAGGCTCTCAGGTCAATCTGAACATGAACTACAATTACAGCACTGCAACCAAGTGATATGTTTCctgcatccttctctctttcatcttctctgATCTTTCTTTCATTCATTCTCTCAGACACACGGTTTCTCTCTTACCTGCTTCATTTTGATTCCTCTCATTGACCCACTCCTATCGATCACAAACACCACATTTTTTGGAACTCGGGGTAAGTCCGAAGGCGCAAAGAAGTGCACAAAGTACCCATTAACTATCTGAAAAATACATACAATGAATATCATTATGACATGAACACCCTGAATtgatggaattgaccccaatacTTATTCTAAATTATATTCAACACAGCTGACTTGGATGTCACCGATGGTCTCAGCTCGGTTCACGTCATATTTGATGAAGAAATCCCCGTCAATCAGGGTGCCTTCACAACCCAGGCACTTCCTCTGCTGGTCCAGTGTTGGGCAGAATGAGATGTGTGCCTGAGTGAGTGAGGGCAATACAGttaaacacaaaacaacacagacAAATAGTATTCATCTCTTTCGGATGATATGTTCCACATGCAGTTGTTTCATAGAACAGAAGCGCATCATATACCTTTTTGTCGCTGACTGTTTTCTCCACCAGGGGAGAAGCTCGTTGGAGATGAAGGTTCCATAGGCCTCCAGGAAGTCAATGCCCTGGGGTTCATAGATATCTGCCACAATCTGTCACAGAGACATGAACAGGACTAATGAGACACAGGACTGAGGAGTCAAGATGATGACAAGATGTTTTGGGGTATAGGGTGTAAACATCTACAGACCTCAAAGTGCTGAACCAGCTGCTTGGGTTTGACCCGGGTCATGATCTCGTATTGGCCCAGTTTACGCTGAAGCAACTCTTCGTGGGTCAAAATGAAGGTGACGTTACTATTGGCCGCGATGTTCACAGATACAGTGAACTTCTCCATCTTCCTCCCTGATGCCCTAGAGTACACAAACACGGGCCCAGTAGGAGGGCAATCACATttgaaacaaaacacacaaacacaggcccaGTAGGAGGGCAATCACAttgaaacaaaacacacaaacacaggcccaGTAGGAGGGCAATCACATttgaaacaaaacacacaaacacaggcccaGTAGGAGGGCAATCACATttgaaacaaaacacacaaacacaggcccaGTAGGAGGGCAATCACATttgaaacaaaacacacaaacacaggcccaGTAGGAGGGCAATCACATTTGAAACAAAACACAGGCTGTGATGAAAGAGAATAGGAGTGCTTGGTGTAATGGAAAAACTTTTGTACCCTCCTCATTGCCCTGGTCCACTCACCTGACCAGTCCTGCAGTCTGCCCTGTGGAAACAGCTTTCTGATACTGCTTCTTggctttctccttctccttcaccTCGCCCGTGTACGTCTGACCCTCTATTTCCCTGagatacacaaacacagtcattcaaacaaacacacagaaacacatatatCTGCATACGTATATCTGCCCTCACACgcagatatacacacatacaaacacacacatacacacacagcgcaGAGTAACAGTCCTATGGATTGGTGTTATCATTTCTAGACATAACGTGGCTTCTACACATGCCATGGGTGCTGACTGACATGCTGAAGTTGGTGATGAAGGCGGTCTTGGGCAGATCCACCTCGAAGAACACTTCCTGAGAGGAGTTGGCCTTGTTCAGAGCACTGGAGGTTATGACCGTGTGAGCAAAACGAGAAGCGACCTTACAGTCCACCTTTACACTGTACACCTCCAcctgagagagtaagagagaaagtaagagagagagagaggatgagagacagggagagaaagaaagaagaaagaaacagAAGGGTTTTGAAATGTTTGCTTGACTGTCTTGACTGTCTTATGTGCCTATAAAACGTTCACACACTttctcaaaatgtattttcctgtTACAGCTGAATAGTGTGAAGTAAGCTGCATTGACTACAAGATTACTGCCAAAACAAATGATTACCGCTGTACTCTTGTGAAAAACATTAACTCAGTGTTTCCAGTAGAAAGACTAGATGAGTCAATCTGGGTGAGCAAAGGCACGTATTTCTAGTGTTGAATATAGTGGTGGCGATGCAGGATCATCACAAATAGAACGTAAATATTGTGATTTCCTTACCTCCGCATTATCTGTACTTCTtttctgtaaaaaataaataataacatttAGACACAGTATTATAAAAAAGTTTCTTACAGAGCACACTGTACGACTTAGACATGTTTTACTTTTCAAGTGGCTGAAACTTCTAGGTGCCAATGATACTGTTGTATTTACAGAAATAGAGAGTAGTTTAACCGTGGCAAAGAGCAAAGGATTTCCTCAAATATTTACTCAACCACGTTCTCAAAGATCTGTTTTTGGGATAATACAAATAACAATATATTCATCAGGTATCATCAGATGCACCACTGGGTGGTCAAGAGTAGAAGTCTGACGGATTCTGCAACAGATTCCTGTTTTGGATTTGTGTCAGACAGGTTTATGTCGATGCTGAGCTACCTTTAGTAGCCGTGTAGCACCATCAGAGCCCTGGGATACAAAAGCACAAGGGAGAAGTTTGAATTTAGGGTCAGAATGTCAAACTAATTTAACACCTCATAGTCTAATTCATTGTAAAGCATAAACATATTGGCATGAATAAAAATGGATTAATGTACACAGGCGCATGCACAgacacccacacccacatacacGAAAGCAGACCAGTTAGGAATCAAAGTAGAGATGTGTTGACAGAAAAGTAGAAACGGTACAGATACACATCAAGTTAATAGAGTAACAGTAGAGTATATCAGGAGGGGTGAGATGTAGTAACAGAACAGTATAGCAGGAGGGGTGAGATGTAGTAACAGTAGATTATAGCAGGAGGGGTGAGATGTAGATTATAGCAGGAGAGGTGAGATATagtaacagtagagtatagtaggagGGGTGAGATGTAGTAACAGTAGATTATAGCAGGAGGGGTGAGATGTAGATTATAGCAGGAGGGGTGAGATATagtaacagtagagtatagtaggagGGGTGAGATGTAGTAACAGTAGATTATAGCAGGAGGGGTGAGATGTAGTAACAGTAGATtatagcaggaggggagagatgtagtaacagtagattataacaggaggggagagatggagtaaCAGCTGATTATAGCAGGAGGGGTGAGATGTAGTAACAGGACAGTATagcaggagggagagatgtaATAACAGTAGAAtatagcaggaggggagagatgtAGTAACAGCAGATtatagcaggaggggagagatgtagtaacaggacagtatagcaggaggggtgagatgtagtaacaggacagtatagcaggaggggagagatgtagtaacaggacagtatagcaggaggggagagatgtAGTAACAGGACAGTATAGCAGGAGGGGTGAGATGTAATAACAGGACAGTATAGCAGGATGGGTGAGATGTAGTAACAGGACAGTATAGCAGGAGGGGTGAGATGTAATAACAATAGATtatagcaggaggggagagatgtagtaacagtagagtatagcaggaggggagagatgtAGTAACAGGACAGTATAGCAGGAGGGAGATATGTAGTAACAGTAGATTATAGCAGGAGGGAGATATGTAGTAACAGGACAGTATAGCAGGAGGgagatatgtagtagtagtagagtatagcaggaggggagatatgtagtagtagtagagtatagcaggaggggagatatgtagcagtagtagagtatagcaggaggggagatatgtagcagtagtagagtatagcaggagggagatatgtagtagtagtagagtatagcaggaggggagatatgtagtagtagtagagtatagcaggaggggagatatgtagtagtagtagagtatagcaggagggagatatgtagtagtagtagagtatagcaggaggggagatatgtagtagtagtagagtatagcaggaggggagatatgtagtagtagtagagtatagcaggaggggagatatgtagtagtagtagagtatagcaggagggagagaagtagtagtagtagagtatagcaggaggggagatatgtagtagtagtagagtatagcaggaggggagatatgtagtagtagtagagtatagcaggaggggagagaagtagtagtagtagagtatagcaggaggggagagatgtagtagtagtagagtatagcaggagggagatatgtagtagtagtagagtatagcaggaggggagagaagtagtagtagtagagtatagcaggaggggagagaagtagtagtagtagagtatagcaggaggggagatatgtagtagtagtagagtatagcaggagggagatatgtagtagtagtagagtatagcaggaggggagatatgtagtagtagtagagtatagcaggaggggagatatgtagtagtagtagagtatagcaggaggggagatatgtagtagtagtagagtatagcaggaggggagatatgtagtagtagtagagtatagcaggaggggagatatgtagtagtagtagagtatagcaggaggggagaTCCCTCTCAACTCCTGAACTTCCGACATGACTTTGGTCAGCGCTCCTGCCCAGGACCCATTAGGAAACACACCCCAGCCATGTAATCAAAGCCGGGAGACAAAGCACACTGTTACAGTAAAGTTAGTGCACATATGtactgcacgcacgcacgcacacacacgtgcacacacgcacgcgcacgcacacgcacgcacacacgcacgcacgcgcacgcacacacacacacattttacactCCAAAAAGTGTGTTtcatcattaaaaatcctattttccctaaccctaaacctagccccaactcttaacctaaccctaaccccaaccccaaaaaCCCTAACCTCAAAACATTAGGCTTAAAATTTCATTTGAACAAATTCAGGACCTGAACAATTTTCTTTCTTTCAAGTTCTTGTTTTCCTACCATTTCAGGACCTTAGGAAAAGAaaacaagtgcacacacacacacacacacacacacacacacacacacacacacacacacacacacacacacacacacacacacacacacacacacacacacacacacacacacacaccctccaccctTCAAGGGGCCTGTCACTATCCTTGTATCCCACTGAATCAAAGGTGTGGTTTCTAAATGTCTGTAGAGGACCTACTGTATTAAAACAGAAACACTCTGTCTGGTTTATTAGCTCAGTCACTCTTCAAGCCTTTTAACAGAGACGCCTTATGTGATGCTGTTGGGAAGTGACCTCATATCCGGATGAAGTAACTGGCATGAGCGCCTATGCCTAGTTAAACTGGGCAGagcaagaaacacacacataccaggctgaggtcaggtcTGACCAACGCCCCTACGTCAAGCACACAGGGGCGTTGGTTTTTAATCACTctgtatatctttctctctccgtgGCCATTCAACATGGGAAAAAATACACACAAGTTAGGTGGAAGTGGGTCCATTTATTTCAACAGGTTTTGCTCATCACTATCTATATCAATATCTATAAATGTCCCCTTTCTTGACACTTATCTTTTAATTAAATGTACTCCAGTCAGATTTTATCTAACGCTACCCACAATTATTCTCATGTCATGATGGTATATCTTTAGCACATAGGGGGTGTTGAATCCATGTGAAATGTGTGACTAATGTACTGTACAGTTTGAGGAGGTTGACTGCTAGTGTACCAGACTCAGACCGTCTTGAAGAGTCCAGACATGATGTAGTCTGTGTGGTTTCCATCGATGAGGCCGTTGCCGTTGCTATGAATGAACCAGCAGGGGATGTTCTCTCCATTCTTCACATCCCAGCGGAAGTCCCTCTGCCAGCCCCTGTGGAAACACAGCAAGGAGGAGAGACAATGATGAGaaaagtgtgtgtatgtactgcatgtgtgtgtgtgtgtgtaaacatctACCTAGTCACTGTAAGCTCCTGTCCCTTCACTAGCATGGTGGCATCTGGTTTCTCTGGCACCTCTCCTGGACGCATGTCTTTCACCTCAAACTGCACGCCATGGTAAAACTGACCTGCATGGGGACAATACAAAACATTTTAATTGATCAACCAAACAGACAATTGTCCAATATAATGCAGAGGCCGTGGAcgctgggggagaggaggtggaggtccTAAGAGGAGGTGGCTGTCCTACCTAGAAGGCCAGGGActctgggggagaggaggtggcGGTCCTAAGAGGAGGTGGCTGTCCTACCTAGAAGGCCAGGGActctgggggagaggaggtggcGGTCCTAAGAGGTGGTGGCTGTCCTACCTAGAAGGCCAGGGActctgggggagaggaggtggcGGTCCTAAGAGGAGGTGGCTGTCCTACCTAGAAGGCCAGGGActctgggggagaagaggtggctGTCCTACCTAGAAGGCCGTGGACACTGGGGGATAAGAGGTGGCTGTCCAG contains:
- the LOC121846791 gene encoding LOW QUALITY PROTEIN: inter-alpha-trypsin inhibitor heavy chain H3-like (The sequence of the model RefSeq protein was modified relative to this genomic sequence to represent the inferred CDS: inserted 1 base in 1 codon), producing the protein MEIEGQTYTGEVKEKEKAKKQYQKAVSTGQTAGLVRASGRKMEKFTVSVNIAANSNVTFILTHEELLQRKLGQYEIMTRVKPKQLVQHFEIVADIYEPQGIDFLEAYGTFISNELLXLVEKTVSDKKAHISFCPTLDQQRKCLGCEGTLIDGDFFIKYDVNRAETIGDIQIVNGYFVHFFAPSDLPRVPKNVVFVIDRSGSMRGIKMKQTKDAMLAILNDLAEDDYFGIVLFDSSISTWKESLTKATKENVSEAQQFIQGITDLGATNINDAVMKAVDMIMKGKRDKKVPERSVSMVILMTDGMPNSGESSVPHIQENVLLAMGGNMTLFCLGFGDDVDYSFLDVMSRQNKGLARRIYEGSDATVQLQGFYEEVASPLLSEVDLRYPDNLVNSLTTSHYKQLFNGSEIVVAGRLTDYSLDNFLVEVFAHGFEEDFIVKGQASAQEWDILYPEQEYIFGDYTERLWAYLTIQELLSKRETGTAEEKGNATAQALEMSLQYSFVTPLTSMVVTKPETDEEPEGPLIADKLTEDERQKAQRFGHFVPQLMSNAWTHSRISPTNFVDGDPHFMIELPEQEDALCFNIDDRPGTIFNLVRDQLAGILVNGQTIGDKKVAPDGKVNTYFGRFGIIHQGLGVRLEVTTHDITVSQDGKQAKLFWSDTASLKGANMDLQVTKDRSLTVTLRDSVRFVVILHKVWKQHPYHQDYLGFYTLDSHLLSPSVHGLLGQFYHGVQFEVKDMRPGEVPEKPDATMLVKGQELTVTRGWQRDFRWDVKNGENIPCWFIHSNGNGLIDGNHTDYIMSGLFKTV